In Peromyscus maniculatus bairdii isolate BWxNUB_F1_BW_parent chromosome 9, HU_Pman_BW_mat_3.1, whole genome shotgun sequence, one genomic interval encodes:
- the Fam25a gene encoding protein FAM25A: MLGGLGKLAAEGLAHRTEKATEGAVHAVEEVVKEVVDHAKEAGEKALADALKKAQESGDKVVKEVTEKVTHTVTDAVTHAAEGLGRLGQ; encoded by the exons ATGCTGGGAGGCCTGGGGAAGCTGGCGGCCGAGGGCCTGGCCCACCGCACCGAGAAAGCCACTGAGGGAGCAG TTCACGCAGTGGAGGAGGTGGTGAAAGAGGTGGTGGACCACgccaaggaggctggagagaagg CCCTTGCAGATGCCCTAAAGAAAGCCCAAGAGTCAGGGGACAAAGTGGTGAAGGAGGTCACTGAGAAGGTGACCCACACTGTCACCGACGCGGTTACCCACGCTGCGGAAGGCCTGGGTAGACTGGGTCAGTGA